The following coding sequences lie in one Hymenobacter tibetensis genomic window:
- a CDS encoding serine hydrolase domain-containing protein has translation MFLLLAYSPATHAQPASLDTAALTAALQQHWQQSDLPGFAVAVVHPDGVVYEQGFGYANTARRTPYTAATVQCVGSVSKTLLGVALLQAMAAGKLSLDQPVNELLPFPVHNPYSLRQPITLRHLATMTAGLTDDQRFYNAHAYAKGTHSPLTNEEYLRRTLSPSGKWYSRRRFLPHAPGTYYAYSNEAAALAAVALEQATGQSYALFTQQHILLPLGIKDSGWAYTDVDSARLATLYDGHGRVVAPYTTITYPDGGLLTSVHSLARYLHSILTPTVGGAPLSAALRDSLLRPQFSATRPPLHLDPAEPNQGLFWAHRRNGTIGHTGGDSGLTSFLFFDPVTRVGKIFLTNTELQNGPRSLAQFKAIWQLLDQLPASPNTR, from the coding sequence TTGTTCCTGCTTCTTGCTTACTCGCCGGCCACGCACGCGCAGCCTGCTTCCCTCGATACGGCTGCCCTTACGGCGGCGCTACAACAGCACTGGCAACAGTCGGACTTGCCGGGGTTTGCGGTGGCGGTGGTGCACCCAGATGGCGTGGTGTATGAGCAAGGCTTTGGTTACGCAAACACCGCCCGCCGCACTCCCTACACGGCCGCTACGGTGCAGTGCGTGGGCTCCGTCAGCAAGACCCTGCTGGGCGTCGCGCTGCTGCAAGCTATGGCTGCGGGCAAGCTCTCCCTCGATCAGCCAGTCAACGAGTTGCTGCCCTTTCCTGTGCACAACCCGTATTCTCTCCGTCAGCCGATTACGCTCCGCCACCTGGCAACCATGACGGCCGGTTTGACCGACGATCAGCGCTTCTACAATGCCCATGCCTACGCGAAGGGCACCCACTCTCCACTCACCAACGAAGAGTATTTGCGCCGTACGCTTAGCCCAAGTGGCAAGTGGTATAGCCGCCGCCGCTTTCTGCCCCATGCGCCGGGCACTTACTATGCGTACAGCAACGAAGCCGCGGCCCTAGCGGCCGTAGCCTTGGAGCAAGCAACCGGCCAATCGTATGCGCTTTTCACGCAGCAGCACATCCTGCTCCCATTAGGCATCAAGGATTCGGGTTGGGCATATACTGACGTTGACTCCGCACGGCTCGCCACGCTCTATGATGGCCACGGGCGAGTGGTGGCACCGTACACCACCATCACCTATCCTGATGGTGGACTCCTGACGAGCGTACACAGCTTAGCGCGCTACCTGCACAGCATCCTCACCCCCACTGTTGGGGGCGCGCCGCTCTCGGCAGCGCTGCGGGATAGTTTGCTTCGCCCCCAGTTTTCTGCCACGCGCCCACCCCTGCACCTAGACCCGGCCGAGCCCAACCAAGGCCTGTTCTGGGCTCATCGGCGCAATGGCACCATCGGCCATACCGGCGGCGACAGTGGGCTGACGAGCTTTCTGTTTTTTGATCCGGTTACACGGGTCGGCAAAATCTTTCTCACCAATACCGAACTGCAAAACGGGCCGCGCAGCCTCGCGCAGTTTAAAGCCATCTGGCAATTGCTCGACCAGCTTCCTGCTAGCCCTAACACCAGGTAG
- a CDS encoding DoxX family protein: MADSPLTTLPQNAARLVLATFMVGAGVGHLSFARQEFQAQVPDWVPLNKDTVVLQSGVVEMGLGLALLLWKRRRIEMGLGLAAFYALVFPGNVHQYTQHISAFGLDTDAKRLGRLFFQPVLMGWALWSTGALQHLKTKKQQDAS, encoded by the coding sequence ATGGCCGATTCACCCCTCACGACCTTACCACAAAACGCAGCCCGCTTAGTATTGGCCACCTTTATGGTGGGAGCGGGGGTAGGCCACCTTAGCTTTGCCCGGCAGGAATTTCAGGCGCAAGTACCCGATTGGGTGCCCTTAAACAAAGACACCGTGGTGCTGCAATCGGGCGTTGTTGAAATGGGGTTGGGGCTGGCCCTACTGCTTTGGAAACGGCGGCGCATCGAAATGGGGCTGGGGTTGGCGGCCTTTTACGCGCTTGTCTTTCCCGGCAACGTGCACCAGTACACGCAGCACATCTCCGCATTCGGCCTCGACACCGACGCTAAACGACTAGGACGCTTGTTCTTTCAGCCCGTGCTGATGGGTTGGGCCCTCTGGTCGACTGGCGCCTTGCAGCATCTCAAAACGAAAAAGCAACAAGATGCCTCGTAG